One segment of Luteolibacter rhizosphaerae DNA contains the following:
- a CDS encoding cupin domain-containing protein, whose protein sequence is MEKLRRGKLGEDAGGQPGEETFHSLLACRDFELEEIVSRGAASPEGFWYDQQRHEWVLLAKGEATLRFEDGEVIALKAGDHLTIPAGKRHRVESTSADAVWVALHFRA, encoded by the coding sequence ATGGAGAAACTCCGCAGGGGAAAGCTCGGTGAAGATGCGGGCGGCCAGCCGGGGGAAGAAACCTTCCACTCCCTGTTAGCCTGCCGTGACTTCGAACTGGAGGAGATTGTCTCGCGTGGTGCGGCGAGCCCCGAGGGCTTCTGGTATGATCAGCAGCGTCACGAGTGGGTGCTATTGGCCAAAGGCGAGGCGACACTGCGCTTCGAGGATGGCGAGGTCATCGCACTGAAAGCCGGCGACCACCTCACCATTCCTGCAGGCAAGCGTCACCGCGTGGAGTCCACCTCCGCGGACGCGGTGTGGGTGGCATTGCACTTCCGGGCTTGA
- a CDS encoding S1C family serine protease, which produces MICSSWRCLPALVAVFCISAPADAAESSCAATFPGPAGEVQSAAFPIGDGRHFVAIALSGVQADGGKLRTNGRVLPAELFVDPVSRVVIFRISGAPDQPLALGKNGLQMGADLKARGGSTGRTSGWVKQINGKMLPLSLLKVDYAEAAPAAGTPLLDSAGAVVAVAHQTTSAKTGYAIPAEVVRRVLEDVQHDGRVSRGWIGLKLLPQAAKPQVTKVQEGSPSAQAGIQAGDVLMEVGTRSLSDYADAVNAFYFLQPGVPSALRVKRDGQEISVSVTPVERRGE; this is translated from the coding sequence ATGATTTGCTCTTCTTGGCGGTGCCTGCCGGCGCTAGTCGCGGTTTTTTGCATTTCCGCTCCTGCGGATGCAGCGGAGTCCTCCTGTGCCGCGACCTTCCCCGGGCCTGCGGGCGAGGTGCAGTCGGCGGCCTTCCCGATCGGTGATGGCCGACACTTCGTGGCAATCGCCCTCTCGGGTGTGCAGGCGGACGGAGGCAAGCTGCGCACGAACGGACGGGTGCTGCCCGCCGAACTTTTTGTCGACCCGGTTTCGCGAGTGGTGATTTTCAGAATCTCCGGAGCCCCGGACCAGCCGCTTGCCTTGGGAAAAAACGGCCTCCAGATGGGAGCCGACCTGAAAGCCCGCGGCGGGAGCACGGGCCGCACCAGCGGCTGGGTGAAGCAGATCAACGGCAAAATGCTGCCGCTCTCTCTCCTCAAGGTGGACTACGCCGAAGCCGCCCCCGCCGCCGGCACTCCCCTGCTGGATTCGGCCGGAGCGGTGGTCGCGGTGGCGCACCAGACCACCTCGGCCAAAACCGGCTACGCCATTCCTGCAGAGGTCGTGCGGCGCGTCTTGGAGGACGTTCAGCACGACGGTCGCGTCTCGCGCGGATGGATCGGACTGAAGCTCCTTCCCCAAGCCGCCAAGCCCCAAGTCACCAAGGTGCAGGAGGGCTCGCCCTCGGCACAGGCGGGAATCCAAGCGGGTGACGTATTGATGGAAGTGGGTACGCGCTCCCTCTCCGACTATGCGGACGCCGTGAACGCCTTCTACTTCCTGCAACCGGGGGTGCCCTCGGCCCTGCGGGTGAAGCGTGACGGGCAAGAAATCTCCGTATCCGTGACGCCGGTGGAACGGCGCGGCGAGTAA